Proteins from a genomic interval of Nocardioidaceae bacterium:
- a CDS encoding amidase encodes MKDYADHDATALAEKVRAGEVTASELLDDAKSRAAQVNSRLNAIVAPVEPTFPSTEEQQAGPFAGVPFLVKDLMQDVAGYPTTGGSRSQAEVVPEESATVVRRWIDAGLVVFGKTNTPEFGAKGITESTHLGVARNPWNLDHTPGGSSGGAAAAVAAGIIPCAAASDGGGSIRIPASACGLFGLKPSRGLVPSGPTMGEAIGGTSTDGVISRSVRDTAGMLDVLMGPAEESPYVAALPPRPLTDEVGEDPGRLRIGMSAASSINDDVHPDARAAMTTCAEVLRELGHEVVELDEQPFDDAALAADFLTTWFVNAAVTVDNAKAAAEAAGKPVGDEAFEDDTLMMAALGRATSSTDYVKAIQRRHTHLRRLADFHRAYDFLLTPTTATPPPRIGALDTPFPARLVLKGLLKARVASTLRFTPIVQTIINDNLGWVPYTQLANLTGRPAMSVPLFWGEGDLPIGSQLVGSLNDEPRMIRLAAQLEETSPWRDKHPAL; translated from the coding sequence ATGAAGGACTACGCCGACCACGACGCCACCGCCCTCGCTGAGAAGGTCCGCGCGGGTGAGGTGACCGCGTCCGAGCTGCTCGACGACGCCAAGAGCCGCGCCGCGCAGGTGAACTCACGACTGAACGCGATCGTCGCGCCGGTCGAGCCGACCTTCCCGAGCACCGAGGAGCAGCAGGCGGGGCCGTTCGCCGGCGTGCCGTTCCTGGTCAAGGACCTCATGCAGGACGTCGCGGGCTATCCGACCACGGGCGGGTCGCGGTCGCAGGCGGAGGTGGTGCCCGAGGAGTCCGCGACCGTCGTACGCCGCTGGATCGACGCCGGCCTCGTGGTCTTCGGCAAGACCAACACCCCGGAGTTCGGTGCCAAGGGCATCACCGAGTCCACCCACCTCGGAGTCGCGCGCAACCCGTGGAACCTCGACCACACCCCCGGTGGCTCCTCCGGCGGCGCGGCGGCGGCCGTGGCGGCGGGCATCATCCCCTGCGCGGCGGCCTCCGACGGTGGTGGCTCGATCCGCATCCCGGCCTCGGCCTGCGGCCTCTTCGGCTTGAAGCCGTCACGGGGGCTGGTGCCCTCGGGACCGACGATGGGTGAGGCGATCGGCGGCACGTCCACCGACGGCGTGATCTCGCGCAGCGTCCGCGACACCGCCGGGATGCTCGACGTGCTCATGGGACCGGCCGAGGAGTCCCCGTACGTCGCGGCGCTGCCCCCTCGCCCGTTGACCGACGAGGTGGGGGAGGACCCGGGTCGTCTGCGCATCGGCATGAGCGCCGCCAGCTCGATCAACGACGACGTGCACCCCGACGCGCGCGCTGCGATGACGACCTGCGCGGAGGTGCTGCGCGAGCTCGGTCACGAGGTCGTCGAGCTCGACGAGCAGCCGTTCGACGACGCCGCGCTGGCGGCGGACTTCCTCACCACCTGGTTCGTCAACGCGGCCGTGACGGTCGACAACGCCAAGGCGGCGGCGGAGGCGGCGGGCAAGCCGGTCGGTGACGAGGCGTTCGAGGACGACACCCTGATGATGGCGGCGCTCGGCCGAGCCACCTCCTCGACCGACTACGTCAAGGCCATCCAGCGGCGCCACACGCACCTGCGCCGGCTCGCGGACTTCCACCGCGCGTACGACTTCCTCCTCACCCCGACCACGGCGACCCCACCGCCGAGGATCGGTGCGTTGGACACGCCGTTCCCGGCACGACTGGTGCTCAAGGGGCTGCTGAAGGCGAGGGTGGCGAGCACGCTGCGCTTCACGCCGATCGTGCAGACGATCATCAACGACAACCTGGGCTGGGTGCCGTACACCCAGCTGGCGAACCTCACCGGTCGTCCCGCCATGTCGGTGCCGCTGTTCTGGGGCGAGGGCGACCTGCCGATCGGGTCGCAGCTGGTCGGGTCGCTGAACGACGAGCCGCGCATGATCCGGCTCGCCGCGCAGCTGGAGGAGACCTCGCCGTGGCGGGACAAGCACCCGGCGCTGTGA
- a CDS encoding YitT family protein, whose product MPAGGVATVPHSRLEDVTGVVVGTFVTALGLTLLGSVGAVTGGTAGLALLIGYATGLSFAVVFVVLTLPFLALAWTRKGRAFTLRTLASVVLVGAFSALHESVLTLTDDHAWHKVLTGDLIIGIGLLIVFRHGSSLGGFNVLALVAQEQFGLSAGYVQMALDVAVVLVAFAVAPWEIVLLSAAGAVVLNLVLAMNHRPGRYRA is encoded by the coding sequence ATTCCCGCCGGTGGTGTCGCCACGGTCCCGCACTCGCGGCTCGAGGACGTCACCGGCGTCGTGGTCGGCACCTTCGTCACGGCATTGGGTCTGACCCTGCTCGGGTCGGTCGGCGCGGTCACCGGAGGCACCGCGGGCCTGGCACTGCTGATCGGCTACGCGACGGGACTGAGCTTCGCGGTGGTCTTCGTGGTGCTGACGCTGCCGTTCCTGGCGCTGGCGTGGACACGGAAGGGACGCGCCTTCACGCTGCGTACGCTCGCCTCGGTCGTGCTCGTCGGTGCCTTCAGCGCTCTGCACGAGTCGGTGCTGACGCTCACCGACGACCATGCGTGGCACAAGGTCCTCACCGGTGACCTGATCATCGGCATCGGACTGCTCATCGTCTTCCGGCACGGGTCGAGCCTGGGCGGCTTCAACGTGCTGGCGCTGGTGGCACAGGAGCAGTTCGGGCTGTCGGCCGGCTACGTGCAGATGGCGCTGGACGTCGCCGTGGTGCTCGTGGCGTTCGCGGTCGCCCCGTGGGAGATCGTGCTGCTCTCGGCCGCCGGCGCCGTGGTGCTCAACCTCGTGCTGGCGATGAACCACCGCCCGGGCCGCTACCGCGCCTGA
- a CDS encoding VWA domain-containing protein, translating into MLASRDRLTRWRLVLGSAAQESLEPSGLDDDVEAGPDLDEDDQQRDAALEKLYDADRTGGLARSSPQVARWLGDVRTYFPSSVVQVMQADAMDRLGLHQLLLEPETMEAVQPDIGMVTTLLSLNQVIPEASREAARSVVRAVTEQLEERLRAKVVQAVTGALQRSARTRRPRRPGDIDWGRTVAANLRHYQPSHRTVVPERLVGYARRTPRVERDVIVCLDQSASMGESVVFGSVFGAVMASIGSLTTRLVAFDTSVVDLTDELDDPVEVLFGVQLGGGTDIGRALTYCEGLVERPEDTVLVLISDLMEGGTPGVLTSRVKALVESGVTVVALLALSDAGAPAYDPAMAALLAAAGVPTFSCAPDAFPDLMAAAVERRDVAQWASSRGFAVAQPETETST; encoded by the coding sequence ATCCTCGCATCCCGTGACCGGCTGACCCGGTGGCGCCTGGTGCTCGGCAGCGCCGCGCAGGAGTCGCTGGAGCCCTCGGGGCTGGACGACGACGTCGAGGCGGGACCCGACCTCGACGAGGACGACCAGCAGCGCGACGCCGCGCTGGAGAAGCTCTACGACGCCGACCGCACCGGCGGCCTGGCCAGGTCCTCGCCGCAGGTGGCGCGCTGGTTGGGCGACGTACGCACCTACTTCCCCTCCTCGGTGGTGCAGGTGATGCAGGCCGACGCCATGGACCGTCTGGGCCTGCACCAGCTGCTGCTCGAGCCCGAGACGATGGAGGCGGTGCAGCCCGACATCGGCATGGTCACCACCCTGCTGAGCCTCAACCAGGTCATCCCGGAGGCCTCGCGCGAGGCCGCTCGCTCGGTGGTGCGAGCGGTGACCGAGCAGCTCGAGGAGCGGCTGCGCGCCAAGGTCGTGCAGGCGGTCACGGGCGCGCTGCAGCGCTCGGCCCGTACGCGCCGGCCTCGCCGTCCCGGCGACATCGACTGGGGCCGCACGGTCGCGGCGAACCTGCGGCACTACCAGCCGAGTCACCGCACCGTCGTGCCGGAGCGGCTGGTCGGGTACGCCCGGCGTACGCCCCGGGTCGAGCGCGATGTGATCGTGTGCCTCGACCAGTCCGCCTCGATGGGGGAGTCGGTGGTCTTCGGGTCGGTGTTCGGTGCCGTGATGGCCTCGATCGGCTCGTTGACGACACGGCTGGTCGCCTTCGACACCTCCGTGGTCGACCTGACCGACGAGCTCGACGACCCCGTCGAGGTCCTCTTCGGGGTGCAGCTCGGCGGCGGCACCGACATCGGCAGGGCGCTGACCTACTGCGAGGGCCTCGTCGAGCGTCCCGAGGACACGGTGCTCGTGCTCATCAGCGACCTGATGGAGGGCGGGACGCCGGGCGTGCTGACCTCCCGGGTCAAGGCGCTGGTCGAATCAGGGGTCACCGTGGTGGCGCTGCTGGCGCTCAGCGACGCGGGTGCTCCGGCGTACGACCCGGCGATGGCGGCCCTGCTGGCCGCCGCGGGGGTGCCGACGTTCTCGTGCGCACCGGACGCCTTCCCCGACCTGATGGCCGCGGCCGTGGAGCGGCGCGACGTGGCGCAGTGGGCCTCCTCGCGTGGCTTCGCGGTGGCGCAGCCGGAGACCGAGACCAGCACGTGA
- a CDS encoding NAD(P)/FAD-dependent oxidoreductase, protein MHSDYDHLILGGGPTADAAATAIRSAGDTGTIAILTDEEHGPFPRPPLSKYLWLDESTTVANQDPETSEKTGATVHLSDPVTDVDTSAKQVTTASGDTYGYGRLLIATGAHPNTLEDLPAGDRVLYYRTRADYERLAAIIDAADSPADLHVAVVGGGYIGTEMAAAMQQQGCRVSLLHPGRLVADHMFPAEIAQTLTDRLIQAGVDVRNGVEIAGGTPSGDGVTLRSKSGEELTADVAVVGLGVSPSTGFLHGVVDLTEDGGVEVDGHLATSASDVYAAGDVASYPDAVLGRTRVSHIDNADQQGAAAGRILAGSDETYDYTPMFWSDVFDLGYEAVGTLDASLDTYVESESGTDEDGNDRSAKVVYYADQDGVRGVLLWRGAGDIEKAKELIKKGSRPADLSELAGSLA, encoded by the coding sequence ATGCACAGCGACTACGACCACCTGATCCTCGGCGGCGGCCCCACGGCCGACGCCGCCGCCACCGCCATCCGCTCCGCCGGCGACACCGGCACCATCGCGATCCTCACCGACGAGGAGCACGGGCCCTTCCCGCGGCCGCCGCTGAGCAAGTACCTCTGGCTCGACGAGTCCACCACCGTGGCGAACCAGGACCCGGAGACCTCGGAGAAGACCGGCGCGACCGTGCACCTCTCAGACCCGGTCACCGACGTCGACACCTCCGCGAAGCAGGTCACCACCGCCTCGGGCGACACCTACGGGTACGGCCGCCTCCTCATCGCCACCGGCGCCCACCCGAACACCCTCGAGGACCTCCCCGCCGGCGACCGCGTCCTCTACTACCGCACCCGCGCCGACTACGAGCGGCTCGCGGCGATCATCGACGCCGCCGACTCCCCCGCGGACCTGCACGTCGCCGTCGTCGGCGGTGGCTACATCGGCACCGAGATGGCCGCGGCGATGCAGCAGCAGGGCTGCCGCGTCTCGCTGCTGCACCCGGGCCGACTCGTGGCCGACCACATGTTCCCGGCCGAGATCGCCCAGACGCTCACCGACCGGCTGATCCAGGCGGGAGTCGACGTACGCAACGGCGTCGAGATCGCCGGCGGCACCCCGTCGGGCGACGGCGTGACCCTGCGCAGCAAGAGCGGTGAGGAGCTCACCGCCGACGTCGCCGTCGTCGGTCTTGGCGTGTCCCCCTCGACCGGGTTCCTCCACGGCGTCGTGGACCTCACCGAGGACGGCGGTGTCGAGGTCGACGGTCACCTGGCGACGTCGGCCTCCGACGTGTACGCCGCCGGCGACGTCGCCTCCTACCCCGACGCCGTGCTGGGGCGTACGCGCGTGTCCCACATCGACAACGCCGACCAGCAGGGCGCTGCCGCGGGGCGCATCCTTGCCGGGTCGGACGAGACCTACGACTACACGCCGATGTTCTGGTCGGACGTCTTCGACCTCGGCTACGAGGCCGTCGGAACCCTGGACGCCTCGCTCGACACCTACGTCGAGAGCGAGTCGGGCACCGACGAGGACGGCAACGACCGCAGCGCGAAGGTCGTCTACTACGCCGACCAGGACGGCGTACGCGGCGTGCTGCTGTGGCGCGGCGCCGGCGACATCGAGAAGGCCAAGGAGCTCATCAAGAAGGGCTCGCGGCCGGCCGACCTGAGCGAGCTCGCCGGCTCGCTGGCCTGA
- a CDS encoding PLP-dependent transferase, which yields MTTTHSAGDGRRPDKHDYDSVAGDTWAVHGGNRPDGTTGAIRTPIVMANSYLLPDDPTTIDTPDFKGLVYTREHGANQLGLEIKLAKLEHGEAAAVFGTGMAALHAAFFTLLNPGDHALISNVVYMRVEGLFATLFPAKLGIDVDFVDITDLEAVRRLVRPNTRVIHTEAIANPDLRVADIAALAEIAHLAGARLTVDSTFTPPPLLRPLDLGADLVMHSLTKYYNGHGDAMGGAVIGAADLVEEVRRGALWHAGGAISPFNAWLIMRGSTTLPLRLERHCANAQAVADFLHNDPRVAHVSYPGLQHHPQHEIAAAQLRHGYGGVVSFALAGNHEERVRFVNDLRIITSAVSLGHDETLIVYEEYPDGPAASFDPVYQANGLIRLAIGLEAKDDLIADLDAALTAVYGPPR from the coding sequence ATGACCACCACGCATAGCGCCGGAGACGGCCGCCGGCCTGACAAGCACGACTACGACAGCGTCGCAGGTGACACCTGGGCCGTGCACGGAGGCAACCGACCCGACGGGACCACGGGCGCGATCCGCACCCCGATCGTCATGGCCAACTCGTACCTGCTGCCCGACGATCCGACCACGATCGACACCCCTGACTTCAAGGGTCTCGTCTACACCCGCGAGCACGGCGCCAACCAGCTCGGGCTGGAGATCAAGCTCGCCAAACTCGAGCACGGCGAGGCAGCAGCCGTCTTCGGCACCGGCATGGCCGCCCTGCACGCCGCGTTCTTCACCCTCCTCAACCCCGGTGACCACGCGCTCATCTCCAACGTCGTCTACATGCGCGTCGAAGGGCTCTTTGCCACCCTCTTCCCGGCCAAGCTAGGCATCGACGTCGACTTCGTCGACATCACCGATCTCGAGGCCGTCCGCCGCCTCGTCCGTCCCAACACCCGAGTCATCCACACCGAAGCCATCGCCAATCCCGATCTGCGCGTCGCCGACATCGCCGCCCTGGCCGAGATCGCCCACCTCGCCGGCGCCCGGTTGACGGTCGACTCCACCTTCACCCCGCCGCCGCTCTTGCGTCCGCTCGACCTCGGCGCCGACCTCGTCATGCACTCCCTCACCAAGTACTACAACGGGCACGGCGACGCCATGGGCGGGGCTGTCATCGGCGCCGCGGACCTCGTCGAGGAAGTCCGCCGCGGGGCCCTCTGGCACGCGGGCGGCGCCATCTCCCCGTTCAACGCTTGGCTCATCATGCGCGGGTCCACCACCCTCCCGCTGCGCCTGGAGCGGCACTGCGCCAACGCCCAGGCTGTTGCTGATTTCCTTCACAACGACCCCCGCGTCGCCCACGTCAGCTACCCAGGCCTGCAACACCATCCTCAGCACGAGATCGCCGCGGCTCAGCTACGGCATGGCTACGGCGGCGTCGTCAGCTTCGCCCTGGCCGGCAACCATGAGGAACGCGTCCGGTTCGTCAACGACCTACGCATCATCACCTCGGCCGTCTCGCTAGGTCACGACGAAACTCTCATCGTCTACGAGGAGTACCCGGACGGCCCGGCTGCTTCCTTCGACCCCGTCTACCAGGCCAATGGCCTCATCCGGCTCGCGATCGGACTGGAGGCCAAGGACGACCTCATCGCTGACCTCGACGCGGCACTGACCGCGGTCTACGGTCCGCCGCGATGA
- a CDS encoding XRE family transcriptional regulator, with translation MHHVDDDTAALALAIGGRVKQERQDRKWTLDQLADAAGMSRRAVINVEQGAANPSVGTLLRISDALGVGLPSLVAPPEPKPVTVTRAGHGAALWTGTNGGRGVLVAGTGPPDVVELWDWSLAPGDRHDSEAHTSDTKELIQVLEGIVTVHAGDQAVTLGIGDAVAFPGDIAHGYANGGETPARFTLAVYEPGVGPAGRGDSQP, from the coding sequence ATGCACCACGTGGATGACGACACCGCAGCGCTCGCGCTGGCCATCGGCGGCCGTGTCAAGCAAGAGCGCCAGGACCGCAAGTGGACCCTTGATCAGCTCGCCGACGCTGCCGGCATGAGCCGACGGGCCGTGATCAACGTCGAGCAGGGTGCCGCCAACCCCAGCGTCGGGACGCTGCTGCGAATCAGCGACGCCCTCGGTGTCGGACTGCCCTCGCTGGTCGCGCCCCCGGAGCCGAAGCCTGTCACCGTCACCCGGGCCGGCCATGGTGCTGCGTTGTGGACCGGCACAAACGGCGGCCGGGGCGTGCTTGTTGCCGGGACCGGCCCCCCTGACGTCGTCGAGTTGTGGGATTGGTCGCTGGCACCCGGCGATCGGCACGACAGTGAGGCCCACACCTCCGACACGAAAGAACTCATCCAGGTCCTCGAAGGCATCGTCACCGTCCATGCCGGGGACCAGGCCGTGACTCTCGGGATAGGGGATGCCGTCGCGTTCCCCGGTGACATCGCGCACGGTTACGCCAACGGCGGCGAGACCCCCGCCCGGTTCACGCTCGCCGTCTACGAACCCGGCGTCGGACCCGCCGGCCGGGGCGACAGCCAGCCCTGA
- a CDS encoding pyridoxamine 5'-phosphate oxidase family protein, whose translation MTRQHQFVRHGGWPEELTETTCRQLLASGSVGRLIWRGAEGLSAQPVNYVMDQGDITVRLSPYSLAGRECGSAPVAFEVDHVDPELRLGWSVLARGRGRREHLSVPSRQVDVWPAGVRLMLLRIEIDRLTGRNLNAPATAGTRTQWP comes from the coding sequence ATGACCCGCCAGCACCAGTTCGTACGTCACGGAGGGTGGCCCGAGGAGCTCACCGAGACCACGTGTCGCCAGCTCTTGGCAAGCGGATCCGTGGGCAGACTCATCTGGCGGGGCGCCGAGGGGCTCAGCGCCCAGCCGGTGAACTACGTTATGGACCAAGGAGACATCACCGTCCGTCTCTCCCCGTACTCGCTGGCAGGACGCGAGTGCGGCTCCGCCCCCGTCGCCTTCGAGGTCGACCACGTGGATCCCGAGCTGCGTCTCGGCTGGAGCGTGCTGGCTCGTGGTCGCGGCAGGCGCGAGCACCTTTCCGTCCCGAGCAGGCAGGTGGACGTGTGGCCGGCCGGTGTCAGGCTGATGTTGTTGCGGATCGAGATCGATCGCCTGACCGGTCGCAACCTGAACGCTCCCGCGACAGCGGGAACCCGGACGCAGTGGCCGTGA
- a CDS encoding helix-turn-helix domain-containing protein has product MRATLLCVDGMFDSGLAVTLDIFSTANALAERPLIEVVTASAGGQIRTGHGLRLATTPVEEVEAADLVLLPAIGLVDADTVIRTVSGHALLPQVRRLAAGGATVAAGCSATFFLAEAGLADGHTVTTSWWLGPDFRRRYSRVDLDDSQTLISDGRILTAGSAFAHIDLALSVVRNLSPQVADDVARRLLIGRTASQATFAVPSQLAASDPTVSAFDAWVRRHLADPKPLRDAARELGVSERTLQRATQQVLGLSPVSFMQQVRLDQAIHLLRTTERSVEQIAEAVGYRNAGSLRSLLRARRGTSVREVRDRR; this is encoded by the coding sequence GTGCGTGCCACTCTCCTCTGCGTCGACGGGATGTTCGACTCCGGCCTCGCCGTGACCCTCGACATCTTCTCCACCGCCAACGCCCTCGCGGAGCGCCCGCTCATCGAGGTGGTCACGGCCAGCGCCGGCGGCCAGATCCGCACCGGCCACGGGCTGCGTCTGGCCACGACGCCGGTCGAGGAGGTCGAGGCCGCCGACCTGGTGCTGCTGCCGGCCATCGGCCTGGTCGACGCAGACACGGTCATCCGTACGGTCTCCGGGCACGCGCTGCTGCCTCAGGTGCGCCGCCTCGCCGCTGGAGGCGCCACGGTCGCCGCGGGCTGCTCGGCCACCTTCTTCCTCGCCGAGGCCGGCCTCGCCGACGGCCACACCGTCACCACCAGCTGGTGGCTCGGACCCGACTTCCGCAGGCGCTACAGCCGCGTGGACCTCGACGACTCCCAGACCCTCATCAGCGACGGCCGCATCCTCACCGCCGGCTCCGCCTTCGCCCACATCGACCTGGCGCTGTCCGTCGTACGCAACCTGTCCCCCCAGGTCGCCGACGACGTCGCCCGTCGTCTGCTGATCGGTCGCACCGCGTCGCAGGCGACGTTCGCGGTCCCCAGCCAGCTCGCCGCCTCCGACCCGACGGTCAGCGCGTTCGACGCCTGGGTACGCCGCCACCTCGCCGACCCCAAGCCGCTGCGCGACGCCGCCCGCGAGCTCGGCGTCAGCGAGCGCACCCTGCAGCGCGCCACCCAGCAGGTGCTGGGCCTCAGCCCCGTCTCGTTCATGCAGCAGGTGCGCCTGGACCAGGCCATCCACCTGCTGCGCACCACCGAGCGCTCGGTCGAGCAGATCGCCGAGGCGGTCGGCTACCGCAACGCGGGCTCCCTGCGGTCGCTGCTGCGCGCACGACGGGGCACGTCCGTACGCGAGGTGCGCGACCGCCGCTGA
- a CDS encoding universal stress protein encodes MDFDSAPGHVTFADNDDLRDIMTGAVVVGVDGSSDSENALVWAAGRAAKERRVLVVLHAVNLAAAYSQALVYADGIDRDTLVRRFESNAQRVADEAAERAAALQPDLDVRALISRDDARNALLRAAHDAWMVVLGSRGRGPVRSMLLGSVGATVSRRAECPVVVVRPGGAGHRGGIVAGVDAGSSASSVLDFAFSEASVQRLPLTVLHTHVDKVALAVGLHTLGDARDTEDATRLLAEVVAGYQEKFPDVQVTRTVRGEEAASALLSTDPEASLVVVGRSRHSGPLAALRVGLATTVLEHANTTVAIVPTP; translated from the coding sequence ATGGACTTCGACTCTGCCCCGGGCCACGTGACCTTCGCCGACAACGACGACCTCCGCGACATCATGACCGGCGCGGTGGTGGTGGGCGTGGATGGCTCGTCCGATTCCGAGAATGCCCTGGTCTGGGCCGCGGGTCGCGCCGCCAAGGAGCGCCGGGTCCTGGTCGTGCTCCACGCGGTCAACCTGGCTGCCGCCTATTCGCAGGCGCTCGTCTACGCCGACGGCATCGACCGGGACACGTTGGTACGACGATTCGAGTCGAACGCGCAGAGGGTCGCCGACGAGGCGGCCGAGCGCGCTGCTGCCTTGCAGCCTGACCTCGACGTGCGCGCCCTGATCTCGCGCGACGACGCCAGGAACGCTCTGCTGAGGGCCGCTCACGATGCCTGGATGGTCGTGCTCGGGTCGCGAGGGCGTGGTCCGGTCAGGTCGATGCTCCTCGGTTCGGTCGGGGCGACGGTCAGCCGGCGGGCCGAGTGTCCGGTGGTGGTCGTGCGCCCGGGTGGCGCTGGCCATCGAGGTGGGATCGTGGCCGGCGTGGACGCGGGTTCCTCAGCGAGCTCCGTCCTCGACTTCGCATTCAGCGAGGCCTCGGTGCAACGCCTCCCTCTCACGGTCCTGCACACCCACGTCGACAAGGTGGCACTCGCCGTCGGACTCCACACCCTCGGGGACGCACGTGACACCGAGGACGCCACGCGACTTCTCGCCGAAGTCGTCGCGGGATACCAGGAGAAGTTCCCCGACGTGCAGGTGACTCGTACGGTTCGCGGTGAGGAAGCCGCGTCGGCCTTGCTGTCGACGGACCCCGAGGCCTCGCTCGTGGTGGTGGGTCGGTCTCGTCACTCAGGTCCGTTGGCCGCGCTGCGCGTCGGCCTTGCCACCACGGTCCTCGAGCACGCGAACACCACGGTGGCGATCGTCCCCACTCCCTGA
- a CDS encoding Lsr2 family protein, which translates to MGPPSAGFAVLDVETTGLSPTSDRIIEIAVIRTDPHGQVLGEWTTRLNPDGPVGATHIHGITERDVRHAPRFADIARDLSSTLAGAAVAAHNAKFDLAFLRTEYARAGWRLPYLPSLCTLEASGHHLPGLPRRRLPDCCAAIGLRVEDAHSALGDARATAALLAAFMHPAWGPPPRRQDLDLLDAGTTVSWPSGPEADAAFVWTELSRMRTTEGRTQRSTLSAQAQRNISRNQATAPAAPLVQLLERFSLVDALDEGAPEGTLAYLEKLAEVLEDYELTTEESEALAEVAAVHELEPDAVAEAHRAFLLSMASQAVGDGRISRAERTELNAVADLLAVSKSHVAIALDRASAHRHDHLGQGLAPLPAVWDLGEPLRVGDKVVFTGCAQEQRAALEEASEAAGVRVVGGVSGVVALLVTDGTMDGTKLAKARELGTRQVDPATYQRLLAHIQPARPTTHRRDTLLSATSPTPARPKQPRAGARVVTTDTEPAVIRAWARQNGYDIGERGRIRADILEAYTRSQVEGIDP; encoded by the coding sequence TTGGGCCCGCCGTCCGCGGGATTCGCCGTCCTCGACGTCGAAACCACCGGCCTGTCGCCCACCAGCGACCGCATCATCGAGATCGCCGTTATTCGCACCGACCCGCACGGCCAGGTGCTAGGCGAGTGGACTACCCGCCTGAACCCCGACGGCCCGGTCGGCGCCACCCACATCCATGGGATCACCGAGCGAGACGTACGCCACGCCCCACGATTCGCCGACATCGCCCGCGACCTCTCCTCGACGCTGGCAGGGGCGGCCGTCGCCGCTCACAACGCCAAGTTCGACCTCGCCTTCTTGCGCACCGAGTACGCCCGCGCCGGGTGGCGGCTGCCGTACCTGCCCTCGCTGTGCACCCTGGAAGCGTCCGGGCACCACCTACCCGGGCTGCCGCGACGTCGCCTGCCCGACTGCTGCGCCGCCATAGGGCTTCGCGTCGAAGATGCGCACTCTGCTCTCGGCGACGCCCGGGCAACCGCTGCCCTCCTCGCCGCGTTCATGCACCCCGCCTGGGGTCCCCCGCCCCGCCGCCAAGACCTCGACCTGCTCGACGCCGGTACCACCGTCTCCTGGCCGTCTGGCCCCGAGGCCGACGCTGCATTCGTGTGGACGGAGCTTTCGCGGATGCGCACCACCGAAGGCCGCACCCAGCGATCGACGTTGTCTGCACAGGCACAGCGCAACATCTCTCGCAACCAGGCAACTGCTCCAGCCGCGCCGCTTGTGCAGCTCCTGGAACGGTTCTCCCTCGTCGACGCCCTCGACGAGGGGGCGCCCGAAGGCACCCTCGCCTACCTGGAGAAGCTCGCCGAGGTCCTCGAGGACTACGAGCTGACCACTGAGGAGAGCGAAGCACTCGCCGAAGTCGCAGCCGTCCACGAGCTCGAACCGGACGCCGTCGCCGAAGCCCACCGGGCGTTTCTGCTGTCGATGGCGAGCCAGGCTGTCGGCGACGGCAGGATCTCCCGAGCAGAGCGAACCGAGCTCAACGCCGTCGCCGACCTGTTGGCCGTGTCCAAGTCCCATGTCGCGATCGCGCTGGACCGCGCCAGCGCCCACCGACACGATCATCTCGGCCAAGGGCTCGCACCTCTGCCGGCCGTCTGGGACCTGGGGGAGCCTCTGCGGGTCGGCGACAAAGTCGTCTTCACCGGCTGCGCCCAGGAGCAGCGGGCCGCGCTCGAGGAGGCATCCGAGGCCGCAGGTGTGCGCGTCGTCGGCGGAGTGTCCGGGGTCGTCGCGCTCCTCGTGACAGACGGGACGATGGACGGCACCAAGCTTGCCAAGGCTCGCGAGCTCGGCACCCGACAGGTCGACCCCGCCACCTACCAGCGGCTGCTCGCCCACATCCAGCCAGCCAGGCCCACGACTCACCGGCGAGACACGCTGCTCTCTGCGACGTCTCCGACGCCGGCGCGGCCGAAGCAACCGCGCGCTGGTGCGCGGGTCGTCACAACCGACACTGAGCCGGCCGTGATCCGTGCATGGGCCCGGCAGAACGGTTACGACATCGGAGAGCGTGGGCGGATCCGGGCTGACATCCTTGAGGCTTACACGCGATCTCAGGTCGAGGGGATAGACCCCTGA